A window of Terriglobus sp. RCC_193 contains these coding sequences:
- a CDS encoding M13 family metallopeptidase translates to MKVFLSAALAALLTTCPFVVPAQQRGVNTFAIDKAAKPGDDFFKYANGTYLAKLTIPADRSSVSTFSMLDDRAQKLVAAIVTDPELQRAPAGSEGRKIADLYRSYMDEAAIEAHGRAALDAQLKPLLAIKDRHELAVQLGRSLRNDVDALNNTNYHTANLFGLWVAPSFNDPDHYAPYLLQGGLGLSSRDYYLSDAPRMKQVCDAYSKHLTAVFRLLGYENAAERATAVLALETAIAQKQVSLADSENIEHANNPWTVEDFEKKAPGLDWKTYFAAAGLEHQKTFIVWQPAAFTAESDLVTSQPIAVWKDFLIAHMVTAYGSYVSKAFADERFEFVKGVTGTQAQRPRQQRAVMLVDDRLGDAVGKLYAAKYFTPEEKARVQVMVTNLMTAFRTRLETLTWMAPATRKEAIVKLDALQVSIGYAEKWRSYEALEIKPDDLFGNVWRASRFEYEYALSQIGKPTDRKEWTMTPQTVNAVNLPLDNALNFPAAILQPPFFDPARTDAANYGAIGAVIGHEISHTFDSEGAAFDSKGRVRNWWTEEDLKHFNESTAALAKQYDAYTPFPDLHVNGKQTLGENIADVAGLQAAYDAYRASLKGKSAPVVDGLTGDQQFFIAFAQNYAGLERENVLRAQVLGDPHSPGQYRAATVRNLDAWYDAFGVKPGDALYLKPEDRIRIW, encoded by the coding sequence ATGAAAGTATTCCTTTCGGCTGCACTCGCGGCCCTGCTCACGACATGCCCTTTTGTTGTTCCCGCACAGCAGCGCGGCGTGAACACCTTCGCCATCGACAAGGCGGCCAAACCCGGGGATGACTTTTTCAAGTACGCCAATGGCACGTATCTCGCGAAGCTGACCATCCCGGCCGACCGTAGTTCCGTCAGCACTTTCTCCATGCTGGACGACCGCGCACAGAAACTCGTCGCCGCCATCGTTACCGATCCTGAACTGCAACGCGCTCCCGCAGGCTCTGAAGGACGCAAGATTGCCGATCTGTACCGCTCGTATATGGACGAAGCGGCGATCGAAGCCCACGGACGCGCAGCGCTTGACGCACAGTTGAAACCCCTGCTCGCCATCAAGGACCGTCACGAACTGGCCGTTCAGCTTGGCCGTTCTCTGCGCAACGATGTGGACGCGCTGAACAACACGAACTATCACACGGCCAATCTCTTCGGCCTGTGGGTAGCGCCCAGCTTTAACGACCCGGACCACTATGCGCCCTATCTGCTGCAGGGTGGCCTGGGCCTGAGCAGCCGCGATTACTACCTGAGCGATGCGCCGCGCATGAAGCAGGTGTGCGACGCCTACAGCAAGCACCTGACCGCCGTGTTCCGCCTGCTGGGCTACGAAAACGCAGCCGAGCGCGCCACGGCTGTGCTCGCATTGGAAACCGCCATTGCGCAGAAACAGGTGTCGCTGGCCGACAGCGAAAATATCGAACACGCCAACAATCCGTGGACTGTAGAAGACTTCGAAAAGAAAGCGCCGGGGCTGGATTGGAAGACATACTTCGCCGCCGCCGGGCTGGAGCATCAGAAGACTTTCATTGTGTGGCAACCGGCCGCATTCACTGCGGAAAGCGATCTTGTGACATCGCAGCCCATCGCCGTGTGGAAAGACTTCCTCATCGCGCACATGGTCACGGCGTACGGCTCCTACGTCTCAAAGGCATTTGCCGATGAGCGTTTCGAATTTGTGAAAGGCGTAACCGGCACACAGGCACAACGCCCACGCCAGCAGCGTGCGGTAATGCTGGTGGACGACAGGCTGGGCGATGCCGTGGGCAAGCTGTATGCCGCAAAGTACTTCACACCGGAAGAGAAGGCACGCGTGCAGGTGATGGTTACAAACCTGATGACGGCCTTCCGCACACGGCTGGAGACGCTGACATGGATGGCGCCTGCAACGCGCAAGGAAGCTATCGTCAAACTCGATGCATTACAGGTAAGCATCGGCTATGCGGAGAAGTGGCGCAGCTATGAAGCGCTGGAGATCAAGCCGGACGACCTCTTCGGCAACGTGTGGCGCGCGAGCCGCTTTGAATATGAATACGCGCTGTCGCAAATCGGCAAACCGACAGACCGCAAGGAATGGACGATGACACCGCAGACAGTGAATGCCGTGAATCTGCCGTTGGACAACGCACTGAATTTCCCCGCAGCAATTCTGCAGCCGCCATTCTTTGATCCCGCGCGCACCGATGCTGCCAATTACGGCGCCATTGGCGCTGTGATTGGTCATGAAATTTCACACACCTTTGACAGCGAGGGCGCAGCCTTTGACAGCAAAGGACGCGTGCGCAACTGGTGGACCGAGGAAGACCTGAAGCACTTCAACGAATCCACCGCGGCACTGGCAAAACAATATGACGCCTATACGCCCTTTCCGGACCTGCACGTAAATGGCAAGCAAACACTGGGCGAAAACATTGCAGACGTGGCTGGATTGCAGGCCGCATACGATGCCTATCGCGCATCGCTGAAGGGCAAATCCGCACCGGTGGTCGATGGGCTTACCGGCGATCAGCAGTTCTTCATCGCATTTGCACAGAACTATGCGGGACTGGAGCGCGAGAATGTACTGCGTGCGCAGGTGCTTGGCGATCCGCATTCGCCGGGCCAATATCGCGCCGCTACTGTGCGCAATCTGGATGCGTGGTACGACGCATTTGGTGTAAAACCCGGCGATGCGCTGTACCTGAAACCGGAGGACCGCATTCGCATCTGGTAA
- a CDS encoding DUF5666 domain-containing protein, producing MKTLWKSAVLCSALTLSTLALGQNATSGGDQQPQQDSQGMRSGPGGPGGRRGSATRGTVASVSGSNIVVKDEAGTTWTIVTTENTRVMRGREPLAVSGIQPGDEVMSMGLPDADKHELHAMMVMDVPAAEVAKAKANLGKTYIVGRITSIDETKLTIMRSDKVSQTIALDETTSLHKGGRMDPAAMQAAGLDGGMMGMGGGGGGMGPGNRNDGGNRSAPNAAGEAITLADVKVGDSVIGLGSVKGGVFVPTDLRVQEPRAGGRRNGDVPPPPQQ from the coding sequence ATGAAAACGCTCTGGAAGTCTGCGGTACTGTGTTCTGCGCTCACGTTGTCCACGCTCGCCTTGGGGCAGAACGCCACCAGCGGCGGGGATCAACAGCCACAGCAGGATTCGCAAGGGATGCGAAGTGGCCCCGGTGGTCCGGGTGGACGCCGCGGCAGCGCAACGCGCGGCACCGTGGCATCGGTCAGCGGATCGAACATCGTTGTGAAGGATGAAGCAGGAACCACCTGGACCATCGTCACCACGGAAAACACGCGCGTGATGCGTGGCCGCGAGCCGCTGGCCGTCTCCGGTATTCAGCCGGGTGATGAAGTGATGAGCATGGGCTTGCCCGACGCGGACAAGCACGAACTGCACGCCATGATGGTGATGGATGTGCCTGCCGCAGAGGTTGCGAAGGCCAAAGCCAACCTGGGTAAGACCTACATTGTGGGACGCATCACGTCCATCGACGAGACGAAGCTGACCATTATGCGGAGCGACAAGGTTTCGCAGACCATTGCGCTGGATGAGACCACCAGCCTGCACAAGGGCGGTCGCATGGACCCCGCAGCCATGCAGGCAGCGGGGCTGGACGGCGGCATGATGGGCATGGGCGGCGGTGGTGGCGGCATGGGACCGGGCAACCGGAATGACGGCGGGAACCGGTCGGCCCCGAATGCCGCGGGAGAAGCCATTACGTTGGCGGATGTAAAGGTGGGCGACAGTGTCATCGGTCTTGGTTCTGTGAAGGGCGGGGTGTTTGTGCCGACTGATCTGCGGGTGCAGGAGCCGCGTGCAGGAGGTCGCCGGAACGGTGATGTGCCTCCTCCTCCGCAACAGTAG